The following coding sequences lie in one Loxodonta africana isolate mLoxAfr1 chromosome X, mLoxAfr1.hap2, whole genome shotgun sequence genomic window:
- the LOC100654261 gene encoding E3 ubiquitin-protein ligase RNF168-like — MKMAVPADAVPSLLQCQCQICLEILFEPVTLPCNHTVCNPCFQSTLEKANLCCPFCRRRISSWARYHTRRNSLVNMELWETIQKYYPKECGLRARGQDAGEIVDDCQLDRVLSMPGELRIEYEKEVRKMEAERRAQQEEDDKASEEYVKKLLAEEEEEEKRGQAEKRKREMEEQRKRAEQLSGKLSVNVYRLCEGSYWASPSNSRKADSIIIESRKKSKSYQRNTGVIHKCLSPKYQFGSASGSEVVQEDRKSPTPKATDIIDLRNRMGQNTEIEEDMPALSPQICLRIEELGATSSVETPMPQLSTCHSEQCLEGGVKTRPNNRDKELCAVNHKEPKTRAPYSREAAVKPCGNTESGPSISGMTQVIGNSTMERENEEINLLVRTNSIFKIKTPGIYLQSSQVSMPPPKRRELFPRASSDKGEKEISFTQKLMELEHLYSERHKQEQQDRLLAMKLQKKMDKEMKPNRQKGTPNAYQLRSAPFSPDNLQKGQKKNSKDGTFKRQTHREHSKSWRSSRNENQQCSFKTKCSANINGRRMPNSARDHCNVSESIHSPQSSNS; from the coding sequence ATGAAAATGGCCGTGCCTGCAGACGCCGTCCCTTCGTTGTTGCAGTGCCAGTGCCAGATATGCCTGGAAATCCTATTTGAACCTGTAACGCTGCCGTGTAACCACACAGTCTGTAATCCGTGCTTTCAGTCGACTCTTGAAAAGGCCAATTTATGCTGTCCGTTCTGTCGCCGCCGGATCTCTTCGTGGGCCCGCTATCATACCCGAAGAAATTCCCTTGTCAATATGGAACTGTGGGAAACAATTCAGAAATACTACCCAAAAGAATGCGGGCTTAGAGCCCGTGGACAAGACGCAGGGGAAATCGTTGATGACTGTCAGCTGGATCGAGTATTAAGTATGCCTGGAGAATTAAGAATAGAGTATGAAAAGGAGGTgaggaagatggaggcagagcgTCGAGCTCAACAGGAAGAAGACGACAAAGCCAGTGaagaatatgtaaagaaattattggcagaggaggaagaagaggaaaaaagaggacaagcagaaaaaaggaaaagagagatggAAGAACAACGGAAAAGGGCTGAACAACTGTCAGGAAAACTAAGCGTTAATGTTTACAGACTCTGTGAGGGAAGTTACTGGGCTTCTCCCTCGAATTCCAGAAAAGCTGATTCGATCATAATCGAGTCACGAAAGAAAAGTAAGAGCTATCAAAGAAACACTGGAGTTATTCACAAGTGTTTGTCACCGAAATATCAGTTTGGGTCAGCATCAGGATCTGAAGTGGtacaagaagacagaaaaagccCCACGCCCAAGGCAACCGACATTATAGACTtgagaaaccgtatggggcaaaacacagaaattgaagaAGATATGCCAGCACTTTCTCCGCAAATATGCCTTCGCATTGAAGAACTGGGTGCAACGTCTTCAGTAGAGACTCCAATGCCTCAATTAAGCACCTGTCATTCAGAACAGTGCCTTGAAGGAGGAGTCAAAACAAGACCAAACAATCGTGATAAAGAATTATGTGCTGTAAATCACAAGGAACCTAAAACCAGAGCTCCTTACTCTAGAGAAGCTGCAGTTAAGCCTTGTGGCAACACAGAGAGTGGGCCCAGTATATCTGGTATGACACAGGTAATTGGAAACAGCACAATggagagagaaaatgaagaaattaaccTGTTGGTCAGAACTAAcagtattttcaaaataaaaacaccagGAATTTACCTCCAAAGCAGTCAAGTATCCATGCCTCCTCCAAAAAGAAGGGAACTATTCCCCAGAGCTTCCTCAgacaaaggggaaaaagaaatcaGCTTTACCCAGAAACTGATGGAATTGGAGCATCTGTATTCTGAGAGGCATAAACAAGAACAACAGGACAGGTTATTAGCAATGAAACTTcagaaaaaaatggacaaagaaatgAAGCCAAACCGGCAAAAAGGAACCCCAAATGCATATCAGTTACGTTCTGCACCGTTTTCTCCAGACAATTTACAAaaaggacagaagaagaattcCAAAGATGGGACCTTCAAGAGACAAACTCATAGGGAACATTCAAAATCTTGGAGAAGCTCAAGAAATGAAAACCAGCAATGTTCTTTTAAGACGAAATGTTCAGCTAATATTAATGGAAGAAGGATGCCAAATTCTGCTAGAGATCACTGTAATGTATCTGAAAGTATCCATTCCCCACAGTCTAGTAATTCATAG